A section of the Chryseobacterium vaccae genome encodes:
- a CDS encoding lantibiotic dehydratase, with protein sequence MKYETYNRYILRKPLYSYDILFNNRETRDIEDVVDSLIQDDTFITSIYWSSPDLYHTIIQYREKTLKPDRIPKLIHTLKKYAIRSSTRCTPYGTMAGIALKHLGQDDQEETILPSRKTRIDMDFLREFKSHIENNEKIRKNLKYKVNNTLFKTSGQYRYQEFTNHNGEEKCQMISLDFNEYLERISEFSQYTSYDDIKKQLLPDFSHDEISDFLEELIDIQFLVSEIQLTLTEDNIQNIKNIVQRLIKNDIAEAGVYLFILNKIEHCIALLDGTALDYLPVSEINELKYAVKELGIDKTHFFHVDLNHSPEGKIELDEKTRRNIYTSVAILHKFGSANPLHKDLKTFKSTFTTRYESREVPLMEVLDSESGIGFPAASKIGSLHVNPLIEGLAAKNKDDKKAARSSNTDFILDLIEKGGNQAVHLEHSDLGIIEENPVSHQNFSIIGSPVQGSFFLQSVGNSGANSILGRLSLFNPEIETLCRDIHHNEQEKNPDIILAEVIYIPEKRVANIARRPKFSAYEIPIFAGSSSEDTHQILLSDLLISIEKEEIILRSRRLNKRVIPRLSNAHNFHKSENIYYKFLCALQSQGQDNIHLDINYSKTKKRFVPRIAYKNIILHRACWLLHESDIILIKNAADPLAELKKFFKTWNVSKYVVLVQGDNELFLDTSNDTYLSLLIDELKNNKMLQLAEWLLPVDGEKNYNQQIILPLENKNFKNPVSSFRRESSALQRSFAPGSEWLYLKIYCSSALSDHILSEVLKPILDELIKDNIIRSAFYILYTDPHYHIRFRVNLINTGLYSEVLQRVYTALNPYLQQETIWNLQIDSYHREIERYFPEYMEATEAAFYYDSLLVLSLLSHDHFTHFEDIRLFASVKNVDHWLSLFNFSLQEKLDFCKSMESVFLQEFSAELKSHINLKYRILKEDLHSFFTSSHFEEEFNIRNKNLKNLKLCRENLSSYIHMSVNRWFSSEQRALELMTYSFASRYYSRILSQTR encoded by the coding sequence ATGAAATATGAGACATACAATAGGTATATATTAAGAAAGCCTTTATATTCTTATGATATACTATTTAATAACAGGGAAACCAGGGATATAGAAGATGTGGTAGACAGCCTGATACAAGATGATACGTTCATCACCTCCATCTATTGGAGTTCTCCGGATCTATATCACACCATCATCCAGTATCGGGAGAAGACGCTTAAACCAGACAGAATTCCCAAGCTCATCCATACCCTAAAGAAATATGCCATCCGATCCAGCACCAGGTGTACCCCTTATGGAACCATGGCCGGTATTGCTCTGAAGCATCTGGGACAGGATGATCAGGAAGAAACGATACTTCCCTCCAGGAAAACCAGGATTGATATGGATTTTTTAAGAGAATTCAAATCTCACATTGAAAACAATGAAAAGATCCGGAAAAACCTGAAATATAAAGTCAATAATACCCTGTTTAAAACCTCCGGGCAGTATAGGTACCAGGAATTCACCAACCATAACGGGGAAGAAAAATGCCAGATGATATCATTGGATTTCAATGAATATCTTGAACGTATTTCCGAATTTTCCCAATATACCAGCTATGATGATATCAAAAAACAGCTGCTTCCGGACTTTAGCCATGATGAAATCTCAGATTTTCTGGAAGAGCTGATTGATATTCAGTTTTTGGTAAGTGAAATTCAGCTCACCCTCACAGAAGACAATATTCAGAATATTAAAAATATCGTCCAAAGGCTGATTAAAAATGATATTGCCGAAGCAGGAGTCTATTTATTCATTCTTAACAAAATAGAGCACTGTATAGCCTTATTAGATGGTACAGCACTGGATTACCTGCCTGTTTCTGAAATAAATGAACTTAAATACGCCGTTAAAGAACTGGGAATTGATAAAACCCACTTTTTCCATGTGGACCTCAATCATTCCCCTGAAGGTAAAATTGAACTGGATGAAAAAACCCGCCGCAATATATATACTTCAGTGGCCATACTTCACAAATTTGGTTCTGCCAACCCTCTGCATAAAGATCTGAAAACCTTTAAAAGTACTTTCACTACCCGATACGAGTCACGGGAAGTTCCCCTTATGGAAGTGTTAGACTCTGAATCTGGCATCGGATTTCCGGCAGCATCCAAAATAGGCAGCCTCCATGTAAATCCTCTCATAGAAGGTCTTGCAGCTAAAAATAAAGACGATAAAAAGGCTGCCCGGAGTTCCAATACCGATTTTATTTTAGATTTAATTGAAAAAGGAGGAAACCAGGCCGTTCATTTAGAACATTCCGATTTAGGAATAATAGAAGAAAATCCTGTCAGCCATCAAAACTTCAGCATTATAGGATCTCCTGTCCAGGGAAGCTTCTTCTTACAAAGTGTAGGAAACTCCGGAGCTAATTCTATTCTGGGAAGACTTTCTTTATTCAATCCGGAAATAGAAACGCTCTGCAGGGACATACACCACAATGAACAGGAGAAAAATCCTGATATCATACTCGCTGAAGTCATCTACATTCCCGAAAAGAGAGTCGCCAATATTGCCAGGAGGCCTAAGTTCTCAGCATATGAAATTCCCATTTTTGCAGGCAGCAGCAGTGAAGATACCCATCAGATCCTGTTAAGTGATCTTTTGATCTCAATAGAAAAAGAAGAAATTATTTTAAGATCCAGAAGACTCAATAAAAGAGTCATTCCCCGCCTCTCTAATGCTCACAATTTTCATAAAAGTGAAAATATTTATTATAAATTCCTGTGTGCCTTACAATCTCAGGGGCAGGATAATATTCATCTGGATATCAACTATTCTAAAACCAAAAAAAGATTTGTTCCGCGCATAGCCTATAAAAATATTATCCTGCACCGTGCCTGCTGGCTGCTGCATGAAAGTGATATTATCCTCATTAAAAACGCTGCCGATCCCCTCGCTGAGCTAAAAAAGTTTTTCAAAACGTGGAATGTCTCCAAATATGTTGTATTGGTTCAGGGAGATAATGAGCTCTTCTTAGATACTTCCAATGACACGTATTTGTCTTTACTTATTGACGAATTAAAAAATAATAAAATGCTGCAGCTGGCGGAATGGCTGCTTCCTGTTGATGGTGAAAAGAATTATAACCAGCAGATTATTCTTCCATTGGAAAATAAGAATTTTAAAAACCCGGTTTCTTCATTTCGCAGGGAGTCATCAGCTCTACAAAGAAGCTTTGCACCAGGGAGCGAATGGCTGTATTTAAAAATATACTGCAGCTCTGCTCTTTCAGATCATATTTTGTCTGAAGTTCTGAAACCTATTTTGGATGAGCTGATAAAAGATAACATCATCAGGTCTGCATTTTATATCTTATATACCGATCCTCATTATCATATCAGATTTAGAGTCAATTTAATCAATACCGGTTTATATTCGGAGGTTCTTCAAAGAGTCTACACCGCATTAAATCCATACCTTCAGCAGGAAACAATATGGAACCTGCAGATAGACTCTTACCACAGGGAAATTGAACGGTATTTTCCAGAATACATGGAGGCCACCGAAGCAGCCTTTTATTACGACAGCCTGCTGGTTTTAAGCTTATTGTCTCACGATCATTTTACCCACTTTGAAGACATCCGGTTATTTGCCTCTGTAAAAAATGTAGATCACTGGCTTTCTTTATTCAATTTTTCGTTACAGGAAAAATTAGATTTCTGTAAGTCTATGGAAAGTGTATTTTTGCAGGAATTTTCTGCAGAATTAAAATCTCATATCAATTTAAAATATAGGATTTTAAAGGAAGATCTGCATTCGTTCTTTACAAGTTCTCATTTTGAAGAAGAATTTAATATTCGAAATAAGAACCTAAAGAACTTAAAGCTCTGCAGAGAAAATCTATCCAGTTATATTCATATGAGTGTTAATCGATGGTTTTCTTCAGAGCAGAGAGCATT